In Amycolatopsis coloradensis, one genomic interval encodes:
- a CDS encoding DUF2306 domain-containing protein yields MTVRLEQRDQREAPRKSWWRRPWVGPLAVVIVIFLAFSMPPYLAMDPARSKVPQPPGFTSHYWFLSGHVLFGSIAMVGALLQIWPWFRAKYPAVHRKAGRVYVFAGVLPAGLLALVVGATSPFGPATRVANVLAGVLWLGCTFAGWRAARARRFGDHRRWMIRSFALTMSIIVSRVVGPIALITLRPQLETTFGGSELALTQSVAAISAWVSTTLVLFATQWYLDRRPARKKPAIAR; encoded by the coding sequence ATGACCGTCAGGCTCGAACAACGTGACCAGCGGGAGGCGCCACGGAAATCGTGGTGGCGAAGGCCGTGGGTGGGGCCGTTGGCCGTCGTCATCGTGATCTTCCTGGCCTTTTCGATGCCGCCGTATCTGGCGATGGACCCGGCGCGGTCGAAGGTTCCTCAGCCGCCGGGGTTCACCTCGCACTACTGGTTCCTCTCGGGGCACGTGCTGTTCGGCTCGATCGCGATGGTCGGCGCGCTACTGCAGATCTGGCCGTGGTTCCGGGCGAAGTACCCGGCGGTGCACCGGAAGGCCGGCCGCGTGTACGTCTTCGCAGGGGTGCTCCCGGCCGGTCTGCTGGCGCTGGTCGTCGGCGCGACGAGCCCGTTCGGCCCGGCGACGCGGGTGGCCAACGTGCTGGCCGGGGTGCTGTGGCTGGGGTGCACGTTCGCCGGCTGGCGCGCGGCACGAGCCCGCCGGTTCGGCGATCATCGGCGCTGGATGATCCGCAGTTTCGCGCTGACCATGTCGATCATCGTCAGCCGGGTGGTCGGGCCGATCGCGCTGATCACGCTGCGGCCGCAACTGGAGACCACGTTCGGCGGAAGCGAACTGGCCTTGACCCAGTCGGTCGCCGCGATCTCGGCCTGGGTGAGCACGACGCTGGTCCTGTTCGCCACGCAGTGGTACCTGGATCGCCGTCCGGCTAGGAAGAAACCAGCGATCGCGCGATGA
- a CDS encoding acyl-CoA dehydrogenase family protein, with translation MTAFALSPEQQAFAEEVRRLGAEKLRPLAESGTGGAVNRPLLKEMGALGLLARLFPGVDGGSPSREAAATDLCILRESLASQSTEAETALALQGLGTYPVLQSGQDPQVSKWVPAVAAGDAVAAFALTEPNAGSDAAALELAAEPDGDGWRLTGEKMWISNAPEADFYSVFARTTPEAGSRGVSAFVVPADRAGLSGEHLDLVSPHPIGTLVFDGVRVERDELLGEKDRGFGVAMRTLDLFRPSVGAFAVGMAQAALDAAVAHAQSRVAFGGPLLKQQTVAHTLAEMATRTEASRLLVYAAAAAYDAGERNLAGRAAMAKLFATETAQYVVDSAVQIHGARALRKGHLLEHLYREVRAPRIYEGASEVQRTIIARSLVSS, from the coding sequence ATGACCGCCTTCGCACTGAGCCCCGAACAGCAGGCCTTCGCCGAGGAGGTCCGGCGGCTGGGCGCCGAAAAGCTCCGCCCGTTGGCCGAATCCGGCACCGGAGGCGCGGTGAACCGGCCGCTGCTCAAGGAAATGGGCGCGCTCGGCCTGCTCGCCCGGCTGTTCCCCGGCGTCGACGGAGGAAGTCCGAGCCGGGAGGCCGCCGCGACGGATCTCTGTATCCTGCGGGAATCGCTCGCGAGCCAGAGCACCGAAGCCGAGACCGCGTTGGCGTTGCAGGGTTTGGGCACGTATCCGGTACTGCAGTCCGGGCAGGACCCGCAGGTCTCGAAGTGGGTTCCCGCCGTGGCCGCGGGTGACGCCGTCGCCGCCTTCGCGCTCACCGAACCGAACGCCGGCTCGGACGCGGCGGCGCTGGAACTCGCCGCCGAGCCCGACGGCGACGGCTGGCGTCTCACCGGCGAGAAGATGTGGATCTCCAACGCCCCCGAGGCCGATTTCTACAGCGTTTTCGCCCGCACCACACCGGAAGCGGGCTCGCGCGGCGTCTCCGCTTTCGTCGTGCCCGCCGACCGCGCCGGGCTGTCGGGCGAGCACCTCGACCTCGTCAGCCCGCATCCCATCGGCACCCTGGTCTTCGACGGCGTCCGCGTCGAACGGGACGAACTGCTCGGCGAAAAGGACCGAGGCTTCGGCGTGGCGATGCGGACCCTGGACCTGTTCCGGCCGAGTGTCGGCGCCTTCGCCGTCGGGATGGCGCAGGCCGCGCTCGACGCCGCGGTCGCCCACGCCCAGTCCCGTGTCGCGTTCGGCGGTCCGCTCCTGAAACAGCAGACCGTGGCGCACACCCTCGCCGAAATGGCGACCCGCACCGAGGCGTCGCGCCTGCTGGTCTACGCCGCGGCCGCCGCCTACGACGCTGGCGAGCGGAACCTCGCGGGCCGCGCCGCGATGGCGAAACTGTTCGCCACCGAGACCGCGCAGTACGTCGTCGACTCGGCCGTGCAGATCCACGGCGCGCGGGCGCTGCGGAAGGGGCATCTGCTCGAACACCTCTACCGCGAGGTCCGGGCGCCGCGCATCTACGAAGGCGCGTCCGAAGTGCAGCGCACGATCATCGCGCGATCGCTGGTTTCTTCCTAG
- a CDS encoding bifunctional salicylyl-CoA 5-hydroxylase/oxidoreductase: MRIAVSGGGPAGLYFATLAKQLHPDHEITVWERNAPDDTFGFGVVFSDETLGGIEHADPVIHAAMRREFARWDDIDVHFRGTVHTSGGHGFAAMSRKRLLGILQERCAELGVDVRFRTEAPSAAEGSAEYDLVVAADGVNSRTRNAFAESFRPSLQTRRCKYIWLGTDLVFDAFKFHVLETPHGIMQIHGYPYSDTASTFILELHEDVWQRAFGEIAATAPAPGESDEKSIEVIRELCADVLGGHQVFANNSKWTAFATVRCASWRHENVVLLGDAAHTAHFSIGSGTKLAMEDALALAACLHEQSDMDSALQAYEAERRPVVTSTQRAAQASLEWFENLAQYTHQDPAQFAFNILTRSRRVTYDNLRLRDPEFAAELDTWFASTVDSDVRPPMFQPFRIGNLDLPNRVVVSPMDMYSSEDGVPTDFHLVHLGSKALGGAGLVMTEMVCVSETGRITPGCGGLYTEEQERAWARVTDFVHGHTPARIGVQLGHSGRKGSTKLMWDGIDQPLPEGNWEICAPSAIPYSEANQTPRELTKAELTEIRDQFAHSAGAAARAGFDLLELHCAHGYLLSSFLSPLTNRRTDEYGGSLENRLRFPLEVFDAVRAAWPAERPMTVRISATDWHEGGIDVDDAVEIARAFAEHGADGIDVSTGQVVSEEKPEYGRSYQTPYADRIRNEIGREYGIAVIAVGAISSYDDVNSLILAGRADLCALGRTHLYDPQWTLHAAAEQGYPMPWPKQFAAGSRKPQGGRTDGPKPRLELLRSGETGTAHARWRPGSDR, from the coding sequence GTGCGTATCGCGGTGTCAGGCGGCGGCCCGGCGGGGCTCTACTTCGCCACGCTGGCGAAACAGCTCCATCCCGATCACGAGATCACCGTCTGGGAGCGCAACGCGCCCGACGACACCTTCGGGTTCGGGGTGGTGTTCTCCGACGAGACACTCGGCGGGATCGAACACGCCGATCCGGTGATCCACGCCGCGATGCGCCGGGAGTTCGCGCGCTGGGACGACATCGACGTCCACTTCCGCGGCACGGTGCACACCTCGGGCGGGCACGGGTTCGCCGCCATGAGCCGCAAACGGCTCCTCGGCATCCTCCAGGAACGCTGCGCGGAACTCGGTGTGGACGTGCGTTTCCGCACCGAGGCGCCGAGCGCGGCCGAAGGGAGCGCCGAGTACGACCTGGTCGTCGCGGCGGACGGCGTCAACTCCCGGACCCGCAACGCCTTCGCCGAGAGCTTCCGCCCGAGCCTCCAGACCCGGCGCTGCAAGTACATCTGGCTCGGCACGGATCTCGTGTTCGACGCCTTCAAGTTCCACGTCCTCGAAACCCCGCACGGGATCATGCAGATCCACGGCTACCCGTACAGCGACACCGCGAGCACGTTCATCCTGGAACTACACGAGGACGTCTGGCAGCGCGCGTTCGGCGAGATCGCCGCGACCGCGCCGGCGCCGGGCGAGAGCGACGAGAAGTCCATCGAGGTCATCCGCGAACTGTGCGCCGATGTCCTCGGTGGTCATCAGGTGTTCGCCAACAACTCGAAGTGGACCGCGTTCGCCACCGTCCGCTGCGCGAGCTGGCGGCACGAGAACGTCGTCCTGCTCGGCGACGCCGCGCACACGGCGCATTTCTCCATCGGCTCCGGCACGAAACTCGCCATGGAGGACGCGCTCGCACTCGCCGCCTGCCTGCACGAACAGTCCGATATGGACAGTGCGCTGCAAGCGTACGAAGCCGAACGCCGGCCCGTCGTCACCTCCACCCAGCGCGCCGCACAGGCGAGCCTGGAGTGGTTCGAGAACCTGGCGCAGTACACCCATCAGGATCCGGCGCAGTTCGCGTTCAACATCCTCACCCGCAGCCGCCGCGTCACCTACGACAACCTCCGGCTGCGCGATCCCGAGTTCGCCGCGGAGCTGGATACCTGGTTCGCGTCCACTGTGGACTCCGACGTCCGACCGCCGATGTTCCAGCCTTTCCGGATCGGGAACCTCGACCTGCCGAACCGCGTCGTCGTCTCGCCGATGGACATGTACTCCTCCGAAGACGGCGTCCCGACCGATTTCCACTTGGTGCATCTGGGAAGCAAGGCGCTCGGCGGCGCCGGGCTGGTGATGACGGAGATGGTCTGCGTCTCCGAAACCGGCCGGATCACCCCGGGCTGCGGCGGCCTCTACACCGAAGAACAGGAACGCGCCTGGGCGCGGGTCACCGACTTCGTCCACGGCCACACCCCCGCGCGTATCGGTGTCCAGCTGGGACATTCGGGACGCAAGGGCTCGACGAAACTGATGTGGGACGGTATCGACCAGCCGCTCCCCGAGGGCAACTGGGAGATCTGCGCCCCGTCCGCGATCCCGTACAGCGAAGCGAATCAGACCCCGCGCGAACTCACGAAAGCCGAGCTGACCGAGATCCGTGACCAGTTCGCGCACTCCGCCGGCGCCGCCGCGCGCGCCGGTTTCGACCTCCTCGAACTCCACTGCGCGCACGGCTACCTCCTGTCTTCGTTCCTGTCACCGCTGACCAACCGGCGAACCGACGAGTACGGCGGCTCGCTGGAGAACAGGCTGCGTTTCCCGCTCGAAGTCTTCGACGCCGTCCGCGCGGCCTGGCCCGCGGAGCGGCCGATGACGGTCCGCATCTCCGCGACCGACTGGCACGAAGGCGGAATCGACGTGGACGACGCCGTCGAGATCGCCCGCGCGTTCGCCGAGCACGGCGCGGACGGCATCGACGTGTCGACCGGCCAGGTCGTCAGCGAGGAGAAACCGGAGTACGGCCGCAGTTACCAGACGCCGTACGCGGACCGGATCCGCAACGAGATCGGGCGCGAGTACGGGATCGCGGTGATCGCCGTCGGCGCGATCTCCTCCTACGACGACGTCAACTCGCTGATCCTGGCGGGCCGCGCGGATCTGTGCGCGCTTGGCAGGACCCACCTTTACGATCCACAGTGGACACTGCACGCCGCGGCCGAACAAGGCTACCCGATGCCGTGGCCGAAACAGTTCGCGGCGGGCAGCCGGAAACCGCAGGGCGGCCGGACCGACGGGCCGAAACCACGGCTGGAACTGTTGCGCTCCGGCGAAACCGGCACCGCGCACGCCCGCTGGCGACCTGGGAGCGATCGATGA